CGGTCGGATCATCGGGATTCGGTCGGGTCAGCTGGTCGATGAACGGTCGGTGCAGGTTGTCGGGGCGGACACCGAAATCGCGTTCCAGCTCGTCGAGGCTGCCGTAGACGTCGATGCGCGGGTAGGCGGGATCGTCGGACTTCCACACCGGGATCGGGGTGCCCCAGTAGCGGTTTCGTGAGATCGACCAGTCCCTGGCGCCTTCCAGCCACTTCCCGAACTGACCGTCTTTGACGTGCTCGGGATACCACGTGATCTGCTGGTTGAGTTCCACCATGCGGTCACGGAACTCGGTCACACGGACGAACCACGACGACACCGCGCGGTAGATCAGCGGGTTGCGGCAACGCCAGCAGTGCGGATACGAGTGCTCATAGGTCTCGTGCCGCAGCACCACCGCGCCGTTGACCCCGGCGGACCCGTCGCCGTTCTTCAGATCGCGGATGATCTGCGGGTTGGCGTCGAACACCTGCTGACCCGCGTAGTCGGGCACCGATTCGTCGAACCGGCCCTTGGAGTCGACCGGGGTGACCGCCACGATGTCGGCGAGGTCGGCGGTCGCCTTGTCGTCCTCACCGTAGGCGGGCGCCATGTGGACGATGCCGGTGCCGTCCTCGGTGCTGACGAAGTCGGCGGACAGCACCTGAAAAGCGTTGGGCGAGTCCATGAAATACGGGAACGGCGGCACGTAGCGGGTGCCGAGCAGGTCCCGTCCCGTGAAGGTCGCCAGGACCGTGGGCTCCTCACCCAGTTCTCTGGCGTAGGCGCCAAGGCGTGCCTCGGCCAGCAGGTACCGCCGTCCATCGGTGCCCTCGACCTGGACATAGGTGATGTCGGGGCCGACGGCCACGGCCTGGTTGCTCGGCAGCGTCCACGGCGTGGTGGTCCAGATCAGCAGGTGCGTGCCTGCCAGCGCGCCCTCGTCGATGCGGAAGCCGACCGTGAGTGCCGGGTCCTGCCTGCTCTGGTAGACGTCGTCGTCCATGCGCAGCTCGTGGCTGGACAGCGGTGTCTCGTCGTTCCAGCAGTAGGGCAGCACGCGGTTGCCCTCGTAGGCCAACCCCTTGTCCCACAATTGCTTGAACGCCCAGATCACCGACTCCATGAACGGCAGGTCGAGCGTCTTGTAGTCGTTGTCGAAGTCGACCCAGCGGGCCTGCCGGGTGACGTACGCCTTCCACTCGTTGGTGTACTTCAGCACCGACGCGCGGCACGCGTCGTTGAACTTCTCGATGCCCATCTCTTCGATTTGGGCCTTGTCGGTGATACCGAGTTGGCGCTGCACCTCGAGTTCGGCGGGAAGACCGTGGGTGTCCCACCCGAACCGGCGCTCCACCTTGTAGCCGCGCATGGTCCGGTAGCGGGGAACGATGTCCTTGACGTAGCCGGTCAGCAGGTGGCCGTAGTGCGGCAGGCCGTTGGCGAACGGCGGGCCGTCGTAGAAGACGTATTCCTCAGCGCCTTCGCGCCGCTCGACGCTGGCGCGGAACGTGTCGTCCTTCGCCCAGTAGTCGAGCACCTCGAGCTCGCGCTCGGGGAAGTTCGGTGCAGCCGGCTTGGGATAGGCGGTCACTGATGTCGTCTCCTGTGCCCATGTCGCGGTTCCCGCGACAGAAACCGAATGTTCAAGGCACGGGGACGACGGTCGCGCCGGTGCGCGAGCGCCGCGGTACCACCCCGCTTGCGCGCACGACGTGCGCGCCGCTCAACTCATGGGCGATGACGGGCCCACCCGTTCGGTTCTACTGGGCTTGCGAGCTGTTCTTCCGAAGGCTCCCCGGTGATGGCCGGATCAGCGCCGATGCACCAATACTAATGAGTGGTGCAAATCCGTCCGCACCGCCTACCCGGAGGTGACCTCGATCAGCGCGAGCGGGAACTGGTCGGCCAGCTCCTCTACCGTGTACCGGTCGAAACTGCGCGTGTCGTAGGACCAGTCGACGCGCAGATGTGAATCGGCGGCGTGATCGACGTGTACGCACAAGCCGTACTCACCGACGGAGCCGGCGCCGCCGCTGTTGATGCGCAGTGCCACGTCGGCGCGTGGACGCGCCTCGGCCGTGCTGACCGTCGAGCGGGCCGTCGCGAGCAGTTCGACACCCGAGAGGTCACGACGGCTCACGCACGGGACCACGACGCGCCTGCGGGCATTCGGCTGCCCATCGCTGTCAAGGTCGACCGTGAGAAGCCCCTCACCCACCGTGCGGGCGACGGTGCGCCCCAGCGCGGCCAGCACGATCTCCTCGGTGGTGCATCCGAGGGCCTCGCGCGCACCCGCGAGTTCGGCGGCGAGCACGTCACCGAGCGCTGTCGACATCATCGACGTGTCGGCAAGGCCCGCAGGCCCGGCGGCGTCGCGATCAGCAATCCAGCTCCGCACACCCGACGTGCCGGCCAACAAGGGAGCAGCCATGCTGTCAACGGTAGCCAATATGTCCCAGATTTGGGAGACATGTGCCAAAAGTCTTACACGCTTGTCAATAAAGGCACTTTTGGCCGGCGGGACTTTGCGGCGGTGTTCGTCGCCAATCGGCCGATATCGGGTTTATGGTGTGGTGGTGCCACGCACCGACGAGAACGGCCGCCAGCTCAAGGCCTTGCTCGATTACCTGCTGGACGGCGAAATCGACGCCAAGGCGATTTACACCGCCCTCGGCGTGTCGAGCAGTACCTATTACCGGCGTATCAAAGAGCCCGACTACCCCAATGCCGAGGAACTGCGCCAGGTCGCCGATCGGTTCGACCTCAGCTACCCCGACCTGCAGATCCGGTTCGGCCTCATGAGCCGTCAGGAGGTCTGGCACTACGTGGAGTCGTCCCAGGTCACCGTGGCGCCGGTCGAGACCGCCACCCGGGTGAGCCGGCCCAGGAAACTCTCCGAGCTGACTCCGCGGCTCGACGCGCCTCCCCTGTAGTCCACGTTGCCGACCAGCAATCTCCGCCGAGGCGAACTCTGATGTCCCTAGCAATTCTCATCGCGATCACACTCATCTGCGTCGCGTGGAGCTTGTGGATTCGACGCGTCACGTGGACCTGCCGGTGGGAGGTCGCGGCGACGCTCAACGTCGCCCTTCAGGGCCTTGCGGTTCTGCTGATGTCCCCGTTCGCATCCGAAACCGTGGGGCAGTTCCTGTACAACCTGACCGGCAAGTGGAACCTCGAGGACTACATCGGCCACGACTGCTACATCGTCGCGGCCTCGGCGGTCGTGTACAACGCGCTCGGCCGCCTGCAGGACGACCACGCGATGCAGCAGTCGTTCAAGCAGTACGTCGAACGCCCGGCCACGATCTGCATTCCCGTGCTACTCGCGACGTTCTCGCTGGGCAACGGAGCCGCGGTGTACCGTCCCGATTTCTTCCAGGTGCCCACCGACCTCTGGCTGGGCGTCTACTGGACGATTCTCTGCAGCGTCCTGATCTATCTGTTGGTGTACGGCGCGCGTGCGATCTTGATCTTGCGCCGCGATCCCCGCTCGCGGCGAATCGCCAACATATATCTGGCTGCGTCGGTCAGCGGAATCATCGCCTGCGTGGTGCGTCTCGTGACGACATTCATGCCGGAATTGCAACCGGTCGAAAATGGCAGGCTCGTGTGGGTTTTCGCGTGCATCTGTGGTGCCGTTTTCGCACTCGCGTCGGCACATTCCTGGCGGATCAAGACCCGCTGGCTGACCCCGTCCCGGTGACCGAGGGCCGGCCGTCGCTTACATCATCACCACACCGAAACGG
This genomic window from Mycolicibacterium goodii contains:
- a CDS encoding polyketide synthase, with protein sequence MAAPLLAGTSGVRSWIADRDAAGPAGLADTSMMSTALGDVLAAELAGAREALGCTTEEIVLAALGRTVARTVGEGLLTVDLDSDGQPNARRRVVVPCVSRRDLSGVELLATARSTVSTAEARPRADVALRINSGGAGSVGEYGLCVHVDHAADSHLRVDWSYDTRSFDRYTVEELADQFPLALIEVTSG
- a CDS encoding transcriptional regulator, producing MPRTDENGRQLKALLDYLLDGEIDAKAIYTALGVSSSTYYRRIKEPDYPNAEELRQVADRFDLSYPDLQIRFGLMSRQEVWHYVESSQVTVAPVETATRVSRPRKLSELTPRLDAPPL